The genomic region CGACGGCATCATAAATGCCTTGAGCAGCATATTCTGAGAATGCTGTGTCCTGTGAAAGAACCATATAGACAGTTCAAGATAGTTCAGCAGGCTCAGAGCATGCCGGATTGACCAAAAATGGTTAATCATTTATGGCTTTCGGTCAAAATTTTCCTTTTATATGTTAATTGATATATGAGCCCAAGGTGCATAGCGCATGATTGAAGCCTCTGGATTGACGAAGATGTATGATGGCGTCCATGGTATCAGGGATGTCAGCTTGAGGGTTGGAGAAGGCGAATCGCTGGGCCTGCTGGGGCCGAATGGCGCCGGAAAGACTACATTGGTGAGGACGCTTATTGGCCTTTTAAGGCCGGACTCCGGGGATGCCACTATAAATGGCATAAGCGTCGTTAGAGAGCCGGATTCCGTGAGGAAGCTTATAGGGTATTTGCCCGAAGCTTTTGGGCTTTATGAGGATATGACGGTTTATGGCCTGCTGGATTATACGGGTAGGCTATACAGGATGGAAAGCGGCGCCCGGAAGGAGCGCATCGTATCGCTATTGAGGCGGTTTGGGCTTTATGATTCGAGGAGAATGAAGGCTGGCACTCTGTCGAAGGGCATGAGGCAGAAGGTGGGGTTTGCCCGTGCGCTGCTCAATGATCCTATGGTGGTTTTCCTGGATGAGCCAACGTCGGGGCTGGACCCGATAGCGGCCCGAAGCGTTGAAGGGCTTATAATGGAGCTTAAAAAAGAGGGTAAAACGATTATCATAACCTCGCATATATTGCCCGAGGCCGAGAAGATGTGCGACAGCGTGGCCATCATAAAGAGTGGCCGGGTGGCCGTATCAGGGAATATCAGGGAAGTTATGGGCAGGTTTGCCGAGCCCGTTGTAATGGTGAGGCTGAAGAGGCCTGAAGATGCGGGACGCGCCGCATCTTTTCTTTCGTCCATGTTTCCGCAGGGCGTGGAAGCCCTGGATGACCTGGTCATGATACGGGCGGCCGAGCCCGAGAAGGCGGCGATGGATGCCAACAGAGCACTTTTAGAGGCTAACATGCCCGTCCTGGAGGTCAGGGTAGAGGGCGCAAGCCTCGACGAGGCTTACTTCAAGGTGCTGGAGGGGTGAAGCATGGCAAGCGTTATTTTTGAGATAGCCCGTAAAGAGGCGCTTTCGTATTATTCGAGGAGGAGCGTTATAGTCCAGAATATCATCTTGCTTTTCGCCTTTAGCATTATACCCATAGAGCAGGTCGGCTCTGTTCTGGCCTCGGGCGGGCACCGTATCAGTTCCCTCTCCTCGACCCTGGACGTATTATTGTTGATAGCCGCTTTTTACCCGATCATGGTGGCCAACGGCATATCCGTGCTTGCTTTCCCATATGAAAAGGATCAGAAGACCATTGAGCACCTGCTGTCGCTGCCTTTAAGCGATAAAGAGATTTTCCTGGGTAAAGCGCTTGCAGCCGTCGTCACCGGCTGGGCAGGGCTGGCGCTGGTCTACTCTATAGTCATAGGCTACGTGCTCGTCGTCGATGGGAGCAGCATCGTGTGGGACGCACCCCTTGTAACGCCTTCCCTTGCCGTGTCCATCTTCGTTGTCGCCCCCATGCTGGTCGTCCTTTCGACGATGGCGCTGATAGCCATCTCCAGCTACATACCCAATACCCGTGAATCGTACATCATCAATATTATTTTAATGGGCGTGATGATAGGTGTCGGAAGCATGAGGCTAGCCATAAATGTCGATCCCCTGCTGTTTGACCTGGGGCTTGCCGCCGCGCTTGCCATCCTCGCCTTCATGGCCTATGTAGTCGGCATTAAGGCCTTTAGCCGCGAAAAGCTGATATCCAGGATATGAGCAAATAGGAGGCCGTATCGGCCATGCCATATTTTTGAGGTGGGGAAAGCTATATATTTGTGGAATACCTTTCTAAACTCTGCTTTAATATATAGGCAGTGCTGTCCGCACCTTTATGCTTTTGCTTAACTATGCGGGGGTTGCCAAGACAGGTCAAAGGCGCAGGATTGAGGGTCCTGTCTCGTAGGAGTTCGCGAGTTCAAATCTCGTCCCCCGCACCTTTTATGAATAAAATTTAGGTTTGGAGTTTTTGCTTTTCGCGGTTCGACGTCTGCTTAGCCATAAAACCTGGACAAAGTTTATTATATGAAAAGAAAGTTCTTTCTTTTGTAAAAAGAAAGTTTTTTATATTCCCACAAGAAACTTATAGGTATGCTTCTCAAGGAGACGCTCCGAAAGGTCGCGGAAATACAGCTCAACGAGGTCAACACGCTCGACCAGGGCGCCAAAAGGGACATCCTCGATTCAATCGACATGAAGTCTCCTATGGCAGTCATCATATCGGGCGTGAGAAGATGCGGAAAAAGCACTTTATTAAAGCAGATAATGAAAAAGAGCAAGAGCTTTAATTACTTTAATTTCGAGGATGAGCGTGCGCTAAGCTTTGACGTATCAGACTTTGAAAGGCTGGACGAGGTATTCTCAGAGCTAAACCCTGATGCATCCTGCTATTTTTTCGACGAGATCCAAAACGTTCCCGAATGGGAGCGGTTCGTCAGAAGAAAGCTCGACGAGGGCAAAAAATTTTTTATAACGGGCTCTAACTCATCGCTGTTGAGCAAGGAGCTAGGCACAAAGCTTACCGGCCGACATCTAACCTATGAGCTATTTCCCATGTCCTACGGGGAGACATTACGGCTTACCGGAGAGCAGGCATCCCTATCTTCCTTTAGTAAATACTTCTATAAAGGAGGGTTCCCCGGCTATATAAAATATGATAACGACATGATGCTCCAGCAAATCTTTAATGACATCGTCATTAAGGACGTTGTCGTTAGATATAGCTTGAAAGACCCGGTACTGGTTAAAAATCTGGCGAAATATCTAATGACAAACGCAGGAAATGAGTTCTCGTACAATGGCCTTAAAAAGTCCTTTGACGTGGGCACGGCGTCTACCATATCAAATTTTGTTTCCTACTTCGAGGACAGCTATTTACTATTTACCATCCCGAAGTTCTCGTATTCCTATAAGAAGCAGCTCATGAACCCGAAGAAGGCCTACGCAATAGACCATGGATTGGCCAGGGCGAACAGCGTATCCTTTTCAGCGGATAAAGGCAGGATACTTGAAAACATCGTATTCTTACAGCTAAGGCGGCTGTACCCCTCCATCTTTTATTTCAGGGAGAAGAACGAATGCGACTTCATCGTACAGGATAAGGCCGGCAAAATGCAGGCGATACAGGTATGCTATAGGCTAGATGAAGACTCGCTTCGGCGAGAGATGAAAGGCTTAAAAGAAGCCATGGAAGCGACGGGCATTAAGAAAGGGACGATAGTCACGTTTGACCAGGAGGATAAATTCGGCGATATCGAGGTAATGCCTGCCTGGAAATGGCTATTAAATGCGTAAGGGGATGTTGGTAGAATGGTTAATTACTTTTTGATAACTCCTTTTGTTGTGGCCAGGCCTGCCAGCCCCACCATGCCCAGTATGGCGAAAGGCAGCAAAGGAAGGCAATTGCCACCTGTACCCGTCGTGGCGGTGGGAGAAGCTATGGGAGTCGGGGTTACGGTCGGCTCAGGGGTTGGCGTCGGGCTTACCACCACAGGCACATCAAAGTCAATATTATTAAAGCCCTGAACAAACCTCAGTTTAACGATATTAGAGTCCTTGGGGATGGGTATCTCGACGAAGCGCAGGCTAGACATGGCACCGGGCTTCACGTCCTCGCCGGTATACGTCCCCTCATTAAGCTTATACTGGTTACCCTGCTCATCATAGAATTCCGGCTGGATATAGCCATCTTCTACATGGTCACCATGGTTCTCATACCGGTAGAAAAGCCTCACCCACTTCACGCGGTCAAGGGGCGTGGTTGGATAAGTGTTGCCCTTCTGGTGGTTACCAACCTCGAGGTATAATAAGTGTACTTCGACGTCACTGCGCATACAATAGAACGACTGATCCAGCGGGATGGTAGCCGTCGTGGTATCGTCGGCATCTGAAAACGCCATGGGCATCATGCCCATGAAAAGCGAAATGATAAGCGCTAAAACGACCACAACGCTCATTCTTCCAGACATGGTGGGATAATAATCACCTATAAAGCTTAAAGCTTTTTAGGCCGACAAAGCGTGTACTATTTATAAGATTAACCTAAATTCTAGCTTTTAGGATGGCCTGAAAATGACCGATAAACGGCTGGTACTCCTCATAACCTGTATGACCGCATTCATAACGCCATTCCTGGGGTCATCGGTGAACATCGCGCTTCCTTCTATAAACGCGGACTTCATGGTGCCCGATGAGGCTTTGCTTAACTGGGTGGCGCTCGGCTTCCTCTTATCGGCGGCCATCTTCGTCGTGCCATTCGGGCGGATAGCTGACATCATTGGAAGAAAGACGATATTCATCACAGGGCTATCAATAGTGGTAATCTCATCAATACTGTGTAGCATGTCGAGCTCTATCCACATGCTCATCTTGTCACGGGCGGTCGAGGGCTTCGGCAGCGCTCTGATATTCGGCACCTCTGTGGCCATCCTCACGGCCGCTTACCCCATGAAGGAGCGCGGCAAGGCGCTCGGCATCAACGTCGCGTTAACGTATCTCGGGCTTTCGGCCGGCCCGGTGCTGGGCGGCTTCATCACGCACAACATCGGATGGAGATACATATATGGGGGTATGGCGGCGTATGCATCCCTCGTTGCTCTACTGGCGCTCCTGGTCCTAAAAGAGAACGAGCGGTGCGCCGAGAACGCGCCATTCGACGCCGTCGGCACGGCCCTTTATGGCGCGATGCTCTTCACTTTCATGATGGGATTATCGATGGTGCCGACAATATGGGGCGGGCTTATAATCGCGTTAAGCTTAGCGGGAATGGCGGCGTTCTTCTGGTGGGAGCTCAGGAACCCGAACCCAGTCTTAAAGGTCAGCGTATTCAGGAAGAATACGGTCTTTTTGTTTTCGAACCTGGCAGCGCTCATAAACTATAGCGCTACCGCGGCCATTGCATTCTTATTAAGCCTCTACTTACACTACATACAGGGCTACGATCCCCAGTCTGCCGGCCTCATCCTGGTAGCTCAGCCCATCGTGCAGGCAATATTTTCGCCTTTATCGGGGAGGCTCTCCGATAAGGTGGAGCCAAGGATTGTCGCCTCTATGGGCATGGGCTTATGTATTATAGGGCTGGCGCTATTCGCGCTCCTTACGCCTTCCACCCCACTATACCAGATCATCGCAAGCCTGATGTTTTTAGGCCTGGGATTCGCCCTCTTCTCATCGCCAAACACGAACGCCATAATGAGCTCGGTGGACAGGTGTGACTATGGCGTGGCCTCCGGCATGGTAAGCACGATGCGCATCATCGGGCAGATGCTTAGCCAGAGCATCGCATTGCTCATCTTTTTAATGATAATGGGCCATACTGAAATCTCACGGGATCAGTCCGGGCCTCTTATGGCCAGCGTTCAGGCCGCCTTCCTCGTTTTTGCCGGGCTATGCGTCATCGGGCTGTTCGCTTCGCTTATGAGGGGTAACCTTAGAAGCGGTGCCACCCCCGTTAACGCTTTGCACCAGAAACAATAGGCCAAAAAATTAAGCTTAAAAAGTAGCTCAGTCCCACCACCTATTAGATAGCCCTTTGAAAAACTTTTTTAAATAGCT from Methanocella conradii HZ254 harbors:
- a CDS encoding ABC transporter ATP-binding protein, with protein sequence MIEASGLTKMYDGVHGIRDVSLRVGEGESLGLLGPNGAGKTTLVRTLIGLLRPDSGDATINGISVVREPDSVRKLIGYLPEAFGLYEDMTVYGLLDYTGRLYRMESGARKERIVSLLRRFGLYDSRRMKAGTLSKGMRQKVGFARALLNDPMVVFLDEPTSGLDPIAARSVEGLIMELKKEGKTIIITSHILPEAEKMCDSVAIIKSGRVAVSGNIREVMGRFAEPVVMVRLKRPEDAGRAASFLSSMFPQGVEALDDLVMIRAAEPEKAAMDANRALLEANMPVLEVRVEGASLDEAYFKVLEG
- a CDS encoding ABC transporter permease, whose product is MASVIFEIARKEALSYYSRRSVIVQNIILLFAFSIIPIEQVGSVLASGGHRISSLSSTLDVLLLIAAFYPIMVANGISVLAFPYEKDQKTIEHLLSLPLSDKEIFLGKALAAVVTGWAGLALVYSIVIGYVLVVDGSSIVWDAPLVTPSLAVSIFVVAPMLVVLSTMALIAISSYIPNTRESYIINIILMGVMIGVGSMRLAINVDPLLFDLGLAAALAILAFMAYVVGIKAFSREKLISRI
- a CDS encoding ATP-binding protein, which translates into the protein MLLKETLRKVAEIQLNEVNTLDQGAKRDILDSIDMKSPMAVIISGVRRCGKSTLLKQIMKKSKSFNYFNFEDERALSFDVSDFERLDEVFSELNPDASCYFFDEIQNVPEWERFVRRKLDEGKKFFITGSNSSLLSKELGTKLTGRHLTYELFPMSYGETLRLTGEQASLSSFSKYFYKGGFPGYIKYDNDMMLQQIFNDIVIKDVVVRYSLKDPVLVKNLAKYLMTNAGNEFSYNGLKKSFDVGTASTISNFVSYFEDSYLLFTIPKFSYSYKKQLMNPKKAYAIDHGLARANSVSFSADKGRILENIVFLQLRRLYPSIFYFREKNECDFIVQDKAGKMQAIQVCYRLDEDSLRREMKGLKEAMEATGIKKGTIVTFDQEDKFGDIEVMPAWKWLLNA
- a CDS encoding MFS transporter, with amino-acid sequence MTDKRLVLLITCMTAFITPFLGSSVNIALPSINADFMVPDEALLNWVALGFLLSAAIFVVPFGRIADIIGRKTIFITGLSIVVISSILCSMSSSIHMLILSRAVEGFGSALIFGTSVAILTAAYPMKERGKALGINVALTYLGLSAGPVLGGFITHNIGWRYIYGGMAAYASLVALLALLVLKENERCAENAPFDAVGTALYGAMLFTFMMGLSMVPTIWGGLIIALSLAGMAAFFWWELRNPNPVLKVSVFRKNTVFLFSNLAALINYSATAAIAFLLSLYLHYIQGYDPQSAGLILVAQPIVQAIFSPLSGRLSDKVEPRIVASMGMGLCIIGLALFALLTPSTPLYQIIASLMFLGLGFALFSSPNTNAIMSSVDRCDYGVASGMVSTMRIIGQMLSQSIALLIFLMIMGHTEISRDQSGPLMASVQAAFLVFAGLCVIGLFASLMRGNLRSGATPVNALHQKQ